A genomic stretch from Barnesiella intestinihominis YIT 11860 includes:
- a CDS encoding phosphodiester glycosidase family protein — MKKIFSFLLSGVLSLFIYASGITIGGKTYAVDTIVHSHDIGPGTKYAFYDIPAYPLKFHVMEVDLTNPYVDIETCLSGDKAVATETPSSMSARNNRPGHEVLGATNGDFYQYQDPIEIGIPRSGQYRRGECVTNPVGRASFVLTPDRVPYIDRVNFAGTVRSGDNSHRLHAVNMQRLEWETETAPNFMLLYTNAYGTETHATTGGTKVMLHAKEGELFFGANKNIVCVVDSVFANPGISPIPEQRAVLYGVGTAETFLKSLSAGDELTVFLGTDLASAPGLLTDFKEQMGGSDHIILKNGVPADVWDEEHPRTCMGISQDKTKVYLMVVDGRRAGYSAGATLSVLGDLFLAIGAYDAVNLDGGGSSAMVINQQIVNRPSDNKERAVGNGVLVISKAPIDDVTARLEFEPIHYILPSYCRFIPQVTAYNQYGLIVNPDFKDYTLSCSPEIGYIDESNAFVAYGNPGHGTITATYNGISVTKDVTIQETDFAMRLDSVILDGYEEYPIEISAIIDDKEFVLNPSTPQWEVADPEICGISNGVLSGLKNGVTTVTGKLDDFTGSLKVKVEIPQTHIQQADQFTSGWELTSISAITDVALTPHANGETNLEYTYKSGRQPYIQMAKTFSFYSIPDTFRITLNTGDTKCSKITMSMKGGLMPTSQIMEWPAVNPNEDFTYEVAMNDFLDDKEDLGNYPVQFQYLKFFLDASSQTAGQKYKIRIKNFDLVYDKVTLSVPNIALASALRVFPNPVKAGETDVYLQIEEPAEISVQVYDLNGKLLVSKDYGKCESGVIAIPISSLQPGNYLLNINKDGKSDVAKLIIK, encoded by the coding sequence ATGAAAAAGATATTCAGCTTCCTTCTTTCCGGGGTATTGTCTCTCTTTATTTATGCTTCGGGAATAACCATCGGAGGCAAAACCTATGCGGTAGATACCATCGTACACTCGCACGATATAGGTCCCGGTACGAAATATGCCTTTTACGATATACCCGCCTATCCGCTTAAATTCCATGTCATGGAAGTGGACCTTACCAATCCATACGTAGACATCGAGACTTGCCTTAGCGGAGACAAAGCCGTCGCAACGGAGACCCCGTCGAGTATGTCGGCCCGCAACAACCGTCCGGGGCACGAAGTCCTCGGTGCGACGAACGGCGACTTCTATCAATACCAAGATCCCATCGAAATAGGAATCCCCCGCAGCGGGCAATACCGTCGGGGCGAATGCGTGACGAATCCGGTAGGGCGCGCCTCATTCGTCCTCACTCCCGATCGGGTTCCTTACATCGACCGTGTAAACTTCGCCGGAACCGTACGTTCCGGCGATAACAGCCACCGGTTACACGCCGTAAACATGCAACGTCTGGAATGGGAAACAGAAACCGCCCCCAACTTCATGCTGCTATACACCAACGCCTACGGTACGGAAACTCACGCCACCACCGGCGGAACGAAGGTCATGCTGCATGCCAAAGAGGGCGAATTGTTTTTCGGGGCGAACAAAAACATCGTGTGCGTTGTCGATTCGGTTTTCGCCAATCCGGGCATATCGCCTATTCCCGAACAAAGAGCGGTCTTATACGGAGTAGGCACAGCCGAAACCTTTTTGAAAAGCCTCTCGGCCGGCGACGAACTGACTGTCTTTTTAGGTACAGATCTTGCCTCGGCTCCGGGTTTGCTGACCGACTTCAAGGAACAAATGGGCGGAAGCGACCACATCATATTGAAAAACGGAGTCCCGGCCGACGTATGGGACGAAGAACACCCCAGAACATGTATGGGTATTTCGCAGGATAAAACCAAAGTCTATCTTATGGTAGTAGACGGCCGTCGGGCAGGATACTCGGCAGGGGCAACCCTCAGTGTATTAGGCGATCTGTTCCTTGCCATAGGCGCATACGATGCTGTCAATCTCGACGGCGGAGGATCCTCGGCAATGGTTATCAACCAACAAATAGTCAATCGACCTTCCGATAATAAGGAACGAGCTGTCGGTAACGGCGTACTGGTCATTTCAAAAGCGCCGATCGACGATGTTACCGCCCGATTGGAATTCGAGCCGATTCACTATATACTTCCCTCCTACTGTCGGTTTATCCCCCAAGTGACGGCATACAACCAATACGGATTGATCGTGAACCCCGACTTCAAGGATTATACGCTTTCCTGTTCCCCCGAAATAGGTTACATAGACGAGAGCAATGCATTCGTAGCTTACGGTAATCCGGGACACGGAACCATCACGGCAACCTACAATGGCATATCGGTGACAAAAGATGTAACCATACAAGAAACCGATTTCGCCATGCGTCTCGACTCCGTAATTTTGGACGGATACGAAGAGTATCCCATCGAAATATCGGCTATAATCGACGACAAAGAATTCGTACTGAATCCGTCGACCCCTCAATGGGAGGTCGCCGACCCGGAAATATGCGGTATATCGAACGGCGTTTTATCGGGTCTGAAAAACGGCGTAACGACTGTAACCGGAAAGCTCGATGATTTTACCGGCTCTTTGAAGGTAAAAGTAGAAATACCGCAAACTCATATTCAACAGGCCGACCAGTTCACCTCCGGCTGGGAACTCACAAGTATCTCGGCGATAACCGACGTGGCTCTGACACCCCATGCGAATGGAGAAACAAACCTCGAATACACATACAAAAGCGGCAGACAGCCTTACATACAAATGGCTAAAACTTTCAGCTTTTACAGTATCCCCGATACATTCAGAATAACGCTCAACACAGGCGACACCAAATGTTCCAAAATAACCATGTCGATGAAAGGCGGACTTATGCCGACCTCGCAAATCATGGAATGGCCCGCAGTGAACCCCAACGAAGACTTCACCTATGAAGTCGCCATGAACGACTTCTTGGACGATAAAGAAGACCTCGGCAATTACCCCGTACAGTTCCAATATCTTAAATTTTTCTTGGATGCCTCCTCACAGACCGCAGGACAAAAATATAAGATTCGCATCAAAAATTTCGATTTGGTATACGACAAAGTCACTTTGAGCGTCCCAAACATTGCATTGGCATCCGCGTTACGAGTTTTTCCTAATCCGGTTAAAGCCGGTGAGACAGACGTATATCTGCAAATCGAAGAACCGGCCGAAATATCGGTACAAGTGTATGACTTGAACGGGAAACTGCTCGTTTCGAAAGATTACGGCAAGTGCGAAAGCGGAGTCATAGCCATACCCATTTCGAGCCTGCAACCCGGCAATTATCTGCTGAACATCAACAAAGACGGTAAAAGCGATGTCGCCAAACTGATTATCAAATAA
- a CDS encoding phosphodiester glycosidase family protein — MKKELFVFALSALCGLSAEATINIAGVEKQVDTLECRTVGPGVQYVRMHMPEYPLDVYTMTIDLNNPYNDVDAFIGKNHAGSTEAMTSAYTRLSTPEHQSIGSINGNFWIVSGQNMDDRLLGQPHSGCIVNGEIATEPNGWNRAGRGDEIEKLQEIGFVVLDQEKKMWIDDMNFEAKVINAANESFAIAEVNRIRNENEIVLYNHFTGQTTSDIDGTDVLIKPVEGASWGLNKDVECVVTRIVQSKGGTELEEGEYALSGNGTGAEFLNQMNVGDKVKINTKLTTRTDNLIPIAEQMLTGNALVMREGKLTPRNENEAYNSQTYSRSGIGMSQDGKTLYLIVIDYKSSTSVGTNTATMCYILKQAGAWNVANMDAGGSAQMMLRGNLVNNPADGKERPVSNGFMIFTNAPEDNTLNSLAFDNYNLEVPSYSCFEPTILGYNSYGVLIDTDVQEFTLSCDASLGTISSDGKKFYASPNATSGYLHVTSGTATGKIKVTVKETDIVMKNSEIIADKAHPYSLEVISHIGENTFTYDPSSLSWSIEDPTVCKIENGILTGIKNGTTNITGSIGNFSGNMKVTVEIPESPKIPADDFSGWTTKSISSITDATVTPSGNNQAILGFTYKTGRLPYVEMDKAITLYSIPDTLRMLINSEIPVSKIQIACKANGDKEQYLEYEGITVNEDYLISIPLSDITGKNNRGGFPVSLNYIKFYINTTGTISGQAYKIHIKEFSLVYNGIESGIDETVAGNKNMVVYPNPITGNTLFLQGENIVPGSSIRIYDRVGALILEQLLDETGIVNIGDQQPGVYIVNVQNELGTHVCKIVIQ, encoded by the coding sequence ATGAAAAAGGAACTATTCGTTTTCGCCTTATCTGCCCTATGCGGATTAAGTGCCGAAGCAACCATAAACATCGCAGGCGTGGAGAAACAGGTAGACACGCTGGAATGCCGTACGGTAGGGCCGGGCGTTCAATATGTGCGTATGCACATGCCCGAATATCCACTGGACGTCTATACCATGACTATCGATCTGAACAATCCGTATAACGATGTGGATGCTTTCATCGGGAAAAACCATGCCGGAAGTACCGAGGCCATGACCTCGGCATATACCCGATTGTCCACTCCCGAACATCAATCCATCGGGTCGATAAACGGTAACTTCTGGATTGTTTCAGGACAAAATATGGACGACCGCCTACTGGGACAACCGCACAGCGGTTGTATAGTGAACGGAGAAATAGCCACTGAACCGAATGGCTGGAACCGAGCCGGACGAGGAGACGAAATAGAGAAATTGCAGGAGATAGGATTCGTCGTTCTCGACCAAGAAAAAAAAATGTGGATCGACGACATGAATTTCGAGGCGAAAGTCATAAACGCCGCCAACGAAAGTTTCGCCATCGCCGAAGTGAACCGTATCCGCAATGAAAACGAAATTGTACTTTACAACCACTTTACCGGACAAACGACCAGCGACATCGACGGAACCGATGTACTCATCAAACCCGTCGAGGGAGCATCGTGGGGGCTTAACAAGGACGTGGAATGCGTCGTAACCCGTATCGTGCAAAGCAAAGGCGGAACCGAACTCGAAGAGGGTGAATATGCTCTTTCGGGAAACGGAACAGGTGCAGAGTTTCTAAACCAAATGAATGTCGGCGATAAAGTAAAGATAAATACAAAACTTACTACCCGCACCGACAATCTGATTCCCATAGCTGAGCAAATGCTCACCGGTAACGCTCTCGTCATGAGGGAAGGGAAATTGACTCCCCGAAACGAAAACGAAGCATATAACTCGCAAACCTATTCGCGCTCGGGTATAGGCATGTCGCAAGACGGAAAGACGCTCTATCTGATCGTTATCGATTACAAGTCGAGCACTTCGGTAGGGACAAACACGGCGACGATGTGTTACATACTGAAACAAGCGGGAGCTTGGAACGTGGCCAACATGGATGCCGGAGGATCGGCTCAGATGATGTTGAGAGGTAATCTCGTCAACAACCCGGCCGACGGAAAGGAACGTCCGGTATCGAACGGATTCATGATCTTTACCAACGCTCCCGAAGACAACACGTTGAACAGCCTTGCTTTCGATAATTACAATTTGGAAGTTCCTTCCTACTCTTGTTTCGAGCCGACTATTCTGGGATACAACTCATACGGCGTATTGATCGATACCGATGTGCAAGAATTTACATTAAGTTGCGATGCCTCGTTAGGAACCATTTCTTCGGACGGAAAAAAATTCTATGCCTCGCCGAATGCGACTTCGGGTTACCTTCACGTCACTTCGGGAACAGCGACAGGAAAAATAAAGGTAACTGTAAAAGAAACGGATATCGTCATGAAGAACAGTGAAATCATAGCCGACAAGGCTCACCCCTACTCTCTCGAAGTCATTTCTCATATCGGCGAAAACACGTTCACATACGACCCTTCGTCATTGTCTTGGAGTATCGAAGACCCGACTGTCTGCAAAATTGAAAACGGAATATTGACCGGAATAAAAAACGGAACGACGAACATTACCGGCAGCATAGGCAACTTCTCCGGGAACATGAAGGTAACCGTCGAAATACCGGAATCCCCCAAAATCCCGGCCGATGATTTTTCCGGCTGGACTACAAAATCCATCAGCTCCATCACCGATGCCACCGTTACTCCTTCGGGGAACAATCAGGCCATATTGGGATTCACTTACAAAACCGGACGACTCCCATACGTAGAAATGGACAAAGCGATTACCCTTTACAGTATTCCCGATACCTTGCGCATGCTAATCAATAGTGAGATACCCGTGTCGAAAATACAAATAGCCTGCAAAGCCAATGGCGACAAAGAGCAGTATCTCGAATACGAAGGAATAACAGTCAATGAAGATTATCTCATCAGCATTCCTCTGTCCGATATCACCGGAAAAAACAACAGAGGAGGATTTCCCGTCTCTCTGAATTATATCAAATTCTATATCAACACGACCGGGACGATTAGCGGACAAGCCTATAAGATACATATCAAGGAGTTCTCTCTGGTCTATAACGGCATAGAAAGCGGAATAGACGAGACGGTGGCCGGTAACAAAAACATGGTCGTCTACCCGAATCCAATAACGGGCAATACCCTCTTCTTACAGGGGGAGAACATCGTTCCCGGTTCGTCGATACGCATATACGACCGAGTGGGGGCATTGATACTGGAACAACTACTCGACGAAACAGGAATCGTAAACATCGGCGACCAACAGCCGGGTGTATACATCGTGAACGTGCAAAATGAGCTAGGGACCCATGTATGCAAAATCGTTATTCAATAA